Within Pseudomonas brassicacearum, the genomic segment AGCGTCCGTTTCGCCAGCCACACCACTCGGCTTCCGGCCCGGCGCTGGTGGGTGGCGGGTCAAAACCGCAACCGGGGGAGATCACCCTCGCCCACCATGGCGTGCTGTTTCTGGATGAACTGCCGGAATTCGATCGTAGGGTGCTGGAGGTCTTGAGAGAGCCGCTGGAGTCTGGGCATATCGTGGTTTCTCGCGCTCGTGACCGAGTGCGCTTCCCGGCGCGTTTCCAGTTGGTGGCAGCGATGAACCCCTGCCCCTGTGGATACCTTGGCGAGCCCAGCGGCCGCTGCTGCTGTACACCGGACATGGTGCAGCGCTACCGCAACAAACTCTCCGGCCCGCTGCTGGACCGCATCGACCTGCACCTGACCGTCGCCCGGGAAGCCACGGCGTTGAACCCCAAGAGCGAAGCCGGAGACGATACCGCCACGGTCGCCGAGCAGGTGGCCGAGGCCCGGGAGCGTCAGCACCGGCGTCAGGGCTGCGCCAACGCCTTCCTCGATCTGCCGGGGTTGCGCCGGCATTGCAAGTTATCCACAACCGATGAAACCTGGCTGGAAACCGCCTGCGAACGGCTGACCTTGTCGTTGCGCGCCGCCCACCGCTTGCTCAAGGTCGCCCGGACACTGGCGGACCTGGAGCAAGCGGGGTGCATCCGCCGCGAGCACTTGGCCGAAGCGTTGCAGTATCGGCCGGCTACCCCCTGAACCGTCTCATGGTTTGCTCAGGTCTACCAACGGTGTGTTCCGCACCTCGGTTTTTTGACCGTTCTGGATAGCGTCGATGCGCTTGAGCGCCGTATCCACGGAGCCCTTGTCCGCCAACAGGCTGTAGTGGATCTGGAATTGCTTATGTTCTTTCGGCCCGATGGTGGGAACCAGGCCCAGGGGACGTTGATACCGGCGGTTATAGGAAAAACTGGTGCCTGGCTCCAACCCGGTCACGTAGCCCTGGCCTTGGGTATCGGTGTTTTTCCATAGGGAGAACACCGGAAGCGTGCTGGTGTTGAAGCCCACCGACACACCGAGGCTACCGGCCTTGTTGTGCAGCACGGTGAGCGTGTCGCCCTTGGCATCGGCGTATGGCACGACGTTATAGACGGTTTCGTCGTAATCCTTGGTGGGGGCCCGGTAGGTTTGCCAATCGGGCAAGTCACCCTTGGCCTTGTCGTTGAACGGCGAGACCTGCTTGACCGGTGCCGCGAAACGAGCGCCCTGCTCCAGGAAAGGTGTGCTGAAGTTGCTGTGGTAGAGCGCTTGGTACTCCTTCGGATAATCACCGTTGTTGGTCAGCGTATCGCTGAGCGCGAACGTCACGCTGCCAGGCTCGGTGACCAGTTCGGTCTGTACCGAGAAGTCGACCTTCTTGAACGCCTGCTCCTTCAACTCGCCACGCAGGGTGATGGCGTAGGGCGGTTTTTCATCAATGTGCAACGTGACTTTGTTGGCAGGAATATTCGCAGCGCGACCATGCAGGGTCAGCAGCTCGCCGTTGTCCATGCCGGGATGGCCGACCCACTCGTAGCCGCAACGGGTGACCAGCTCGTTGAAACCTTCAAGCCAGCCCAAGCCGCCTCGGCCGTTGAGCTCGATGAACGCCGGGTTGACCACTTCCTTGACGGGCGAATCCCACCCCATGCGCACATCACCGACTGACGCCTGCAGCACATTCATGCCACGGGTCGGGACGACTGAAAGCTTCAGGGTCCCATTGTCGATGTCGACGATGCTGACGCCTTCCTGCCGGCCACCGTGCAGGGTGCGCATCGTCACGGAAAAGGGCTTGCCGGTCTTCACGCCAAGTTGCTGGCTGGTGATTTGCCAGGGTTGGGCGGCTTTATCGGTATCCAGCAGGACGTAATCCCAAGCCATCGCATGGGAGGCAGCGCCCAAGGCGCCAAGGGTAACGAGGAGTTTGAGCGGAGTCATGGTCACGACCTTTTATTGGAGTTGTGCGGTTTTTATAGACTTGAAGAAACGTTTCAGCAAGCTTAAAAACAGCAATATTCCTAAAAAAGGGACGAGCTAAGGTTGGGAGCTTTTGTGGGAGCGAGCTTGCTCGCGATAGCGGTGGGTCAGATTGAGATGATGTTGGCTGGGCGGCCGTCATCGCGAGCAAGCTCGCACACAGGGGTGTGGGTGAACTTGCTCGTGACGGGACGCCTCAGCGGAACCGATCAACCTCTTGGCGCAGGTCCTGGGCCAGTTTTTCCAGTTCCTTGGCGGTGAGTGCCAGGTTCGAGACCACTTGGCGCTGTTCGCTGTTGGCCATGGCGATGCTTTGCAGGTTGCTGCTGAGCAGGGTCGCAGTGCTGCTTTGCTCCTGGGTGGCGGTAGTGATCGCCGCAAATTGCAGGCCAGCCGAGCGGCTTTGTTCGTCGATGCGCGCCAGGGCCGAGGCCACGTTGGCGTTGCGCGACAGGCCTTCCTGCATCAACAGGTTGCCCTGCTCCATCGTGCTGATGGCATTGCCGGTTTCCTGCTGGATGCTGTTGATCATGCTGGAAATTTCGTCAGTGGCCTGGCGGGTGCGGGAAGCCAGGCTGCGGACTTCATCGGCCACCACGGCGAAACCACGGCCCTGCTCGCCTGCGCGGGCAGCTTCGATGGCCGCGTTCAAGGCCAGCAGGTTGGTCTGCTCGGCGATCGAGGTGATGACCCCCACGATGCCGCCAATTTCCTGGGAACGCTGGCCCAAGGTATTGATGACCGAGGCGGTGCTGTTCAACGCGCCGGCAATTTGTTCCAGGGACGACGACGCTTCATCCATCGAGGTTCGACCAATGCGGGTTTGCTGGGCGTTTTCCTGGGCCAGGCGCTCGGTGTTGCCCATGTTGTCGGCAATGTTCAATGAGGTTGCACTGAACTCCTCCACTGCGCCGGCCATGCTGGTGATTTCGCCGGATTGCTGCTCCATGCCCTCATACGCCCCGCTGGACAACCCGGACAGGGCCTGGGCACGGCTGTTGACCTCCTGGGAGGCCTTGCGGATGTGCTCGACCATGGTCGACAAGGCCTGGCTCATTTGGTTGAAGGCACGGGCCAACTGACCGATCTCATCATGGCTCGACACGTTCAGGCGCACGCTCAAGTCACCGGCACCCAAGGCTTCGGCCTGGCGCACCAGATCCCCCAGCGGGGCCAGTTTGCTGCGCAGCAACCACATCGCCGAGCCGACCGCCAACAACATCGCCAGCAGGCTGCCAATGGCCAGTTGCGTACCGACGCTCCAGGTCACGGCGCGAATCTCGGTCTTGGGCATGCTCGCCACCACCGCCCACGGCCCCTCTTCGAACGGCACGGCAACGCTGTAGAAATCTTCGGCGGTATCGGTCCAGAACGCGCCCTTGCCCGGTTTCTTGACCAGGCCAACGATGGTCGCGCTCGCCTGGTCCAGCGCCTGCACGCCGGCCGGAGGCACGAGCCATTTATTTTGTTCGTCCAGCAGGGCCAGCGAACCGGTCTGGCCAATGCGGAAGCGCTTGAGGTTCTCGAACTGCGCGTTCTGCGCATCGGTGTAGTCGAAACCTACGTACAGCACGGCAATGATCTTGCCGCTGCTGTCGCGTACGGGCGTGTACTGCGACATGTAGTAACGTCCGAACAGCAAGGCGCGGCCGATGTAGCTTTTCCCGCCTATCACGGGGCCGTAAGCCGGCCCGGCGCGGTCGAGCAAGGTGCCGATGGCCCGCGTACCGTCCTGCTTGGTCAATGACGTGCTGACGCGGATGAAGTCGTCGCCGTTGCGCACGAATACCGTCGCCACCCCGGCCGTCATTTGCTTGAACTCATCAACTTCCTTGAAGTTGTTGTTCAACACTTCGCTGCCCAGGCTCAAGCCTGGGGTTTGTACGCCCGCCACCGTCACCGGCTGGTCCGGATGCACGTTCAGGCCAGCGCTGAAACGCTTTTCGAACAGACCGGCCAGGCGCTGGGTGCTCTCGCGCAAGGTGCTGTGGAAGGTATTGAGCTGATCGGCCATCAGGCGCGCTTCGCTGGCCAGGTGTTCTTCACGGGTGGCGAGGTTGGCAGCGTCCAGCGAACGCAGGGCGAAGACGGTACTGCCGGAGATCACGACC encodes:
- a CDS encoding aldose 1-epimerase family protein, coding for MTPLKLLVTLGALGAASHAMAWDYVLLDTDKAAQPWQITSQQLGVKTGKPFSVTMRTLHGGRQEGVSIVDIDNGTLKLSVVPTRGMNVLQASVGDVRMGWDSPVKEVVNPAFIELNGRGGLGWLEGFNELVTRCGYEWVGHPGMDNGELLTLHGRAANIPANKVTLHIDEKPPYAITLRGELKEQAFKKVDFSVQTELVTEPGSVTFALSDTLTNNGDYPKEYQALYHSNFSTPFLEQGARFAAPVKQVSPFNDKAKGDLPDWQTYRAPTKDYDETVYNVVPYADAKGDTLTVLHNKAGSLGVSVGFNTSTLPVFSLWKNTDTQGQGYVTGLEPGTSFSYNRRYQRPLGLVPTIGPKEHKQFQIHYSLLADKGSVDTALKRIDAIQNGQKTEVRNTPLVDLSKP
- a CDS encoding methyl-accepting chemotaxis protein, yielding MSQPRARIASQLGLALAVILAVVISGSTVFALRSLDAANLATREEHLASEARLMADQLNTFHSTLRESTQRLAGLFEKRFSAGLNVHPDQPVTVAGVQTPGLSLGSEVLNNNFKEVDEFKQMTAGVATVFVRNGDDFIRVSTSLTKQDGTRAIGTLLDRAGPAYGPVIGGKSYIGRALLFGRYYMSQYTPVRDSSGKIIAVLYVGFDYTDAQNAQFENLKRFRIGQTGSLALLDEQNKWLVPPAGVQALDQASATIVGLVKKPGKGAFWTDTAEDFYSVAVPFEEGPWAVVASMPKTEIRAVTWSVGTQLAIGSLLAMLLAVGSAMWLLRSKLAPLGDLVRQAEALGAGDLSVRLNVSSHDEIGQLARAFNQMSQALSTMVEHIRKASQEVNSRAQALSGLSSGAYEGMEQQSGEITSMAGAVEEFSATSLNIADNMGNTERLAQENAQQTRIGRTSMDEASSSLEQIAGALNSTASVINTLGQRSQEIGGIVGVITSIAEQTNLLALNAAIEAARAGEQGRGFAVVADEVRSLASRTRQATDEISSMINSIQQETGNAISTMEQGNLLMQEGLSRNANVASALARIDEQSRSAGLQFAAITTATQEQSSTATLLSSNLQSIAMANSEQRQVVSNLALTAKELEKLAQDLRQEVDRFR